The proteins below come from a single Aegilops tauschii subsp. strangulata cultivar AL8/78 chromosome 6, Aet v6.0, whole genome shotgun sequence genomic window:
- the LOC109761291 gene encoding MACPF domain-containing protein At1g14780 — MELGEEVARALGAGFDLTSDFRLRFAKLRRRLVDLNEAGARDVPVPGGGGAVLRGIPRDVGIDKGDRIRFRSDVLEFNQMSELLNQKSSVQGKVPSGYFNALFDLMGAWLTDAKEIKYLAFDGYFISLFNLNLKASPLVLCDEVKKAVPSKWDPVALSWFIRTYGTHIIVEMAVGGQDVICVKQSHSSTISSAELKLHLEDLGDFLFSDGKNLSPIHRKTKDGKSKVPDVFVRIVQQPNNLHLSSYSESSTKDGLTITCSKRGGDVRIPSHSKWLPTVPKNPDAIMFKFVPITSLLTGIPGSGYLSHAINLYLRYKPDLDDLQHFLEFQVPLQWAPVFNVLVLGPQKRKGSYPSLQFRFLGPKLRVNTSQVSSAQKPVVGLRLYLEGRKCNQLAIHVQHLSSVPSMLGDSMASSMSEWRESEDTDPGYIEAIQWNSYSCISTSVVKYNPEWSKRVSGGVFIVTGAQLFTKGTWARKVLHLRLLYTHIPKCTIHKSEWTRAPAASQKGSFFTTISTTLSSPFMHRNAQPAQKHEPAQLNSGVYPDGPPVPLQSRKLLKFVDMSEVVKGAHDVPGHWLVTAAKLVKEAGKIGLHVKFALLNYDDTEQPHGSIMSYHCK, encoded by the exons ATGGAATTGGGGGAGGAGGTGGCGCGCGCACTGGGCGCGGGCTTCGACCTCACGTCCGACTTCCGCCTGCGCTTCGCgaagctccggcggcggctcgtgGACCTCAACGAGGCCGGGGCGAGGGACGTCCCCGTCCCGGGCGGGGGCGGCGCGGTGCTGCGCGGGATACCGCGCGACGTCGGCATCGACAAGGGCGACCGCATCCGCTTCCGTTCCGACGTTCTCGAGTTCAACCAG ATGTCGGAATTACTTAATCAGAAATCCTCAGTCCAAGGGAAAGTTCCTTCAGGCTATTTCAATGCACTTTTTGATTTAATGGGAGCTTGGTTGACAGAtgccaaagagattaagtatctTGCTTTTGACGGCTATTTCATTTCGTTGTTCAACTTGAACCTAAAAGCTTCTCCGTTGGTTCTTTGCGATGAGGTCAAAAAGGCTGTTCCATCCAAGTGGGATCCTGTAGCATTATCTTG GTTTATCAGAACTTATGGGACACACATAATTGTTGAAATGGCAGTTGGAGGTCAGGATGTCATATGTGTTAAACAAAGTCATTCTtcaactatttcatctgctgaACTAAAGTTACATCTGGAAGATCTTGGCGATTTTCTATTCTCCGATGGGAAAAATCTCTCCCCCATACATCGTAAGACCAAGGATGGCAAGAGCAAG GTGCCTGATGTTTTTGTCAGGATAGTGCAGCAGCCTAATAACCTACATCTTTCCAGTTACTCAGAATCATCAACCAAAGAT GGCCTGACAATTACATGTTCGAAAAGGGGTGGAGATGTACGTATACCCAGTCACTCCAAGTGGTTACCAACAGTTCCGAAGAATCCTGACGCTATAATGTTCAAATTTGTTCCCATTACCTCTCTTCTTACTGGCATTCCTGGTAGTGGTTACCTCAGCCATGCCATCAATTTATATCTTCGCT ATAAACCCGATCTTGACGACTTACAACATTTCTTGGAGTTTCAAGTGCCTCTGCAATGGGCACCTGTGTTCAATGTGCTTGTCCTTGGGCCCCAGAAGAGAAAAGGCTCTTACCCTTCCTTGCAGTTCAGATTCCTTGGCCCCAAACTTCGAGTTAACACTTCTCAG GTATCTAGCGCCCAGAAACCTGTAGTCGGTCTTCGGTTATATCTTGAGGGTAGGAAGTGCAATCAGTTGGCCATCCATGTCCAGCACCTCTCTAGTGTCCCAAGCATGCTTGGAGACTCGATGGCATCTTCGATGTCTGAGTGGCGTGAGTCGGAAGATACAGACCCAGGGTACATTGAGGCTATCCAATGGAATAGTTACTCATGCATTTCTACATCTGTTGTGAAGTACAACCCCGAGTGGAGTAAGAGAGTTTCTGGTGGAGTTTTCATCGTCACTGGTGCCCAGCTCTTCACAAAGGGAACCTGGGCAAGGAAGGTGCTCCATCTGAGGCTCCTCTACACACATATCCCAAAGTGCACCATACATAAATCTGAGTGGACCCGAGCACCAGCAGCATCTCAAAAGGGAAGCTTTTTTACAACAATAAGCACAACTCTAAGCTCTCCTTTCATGCATCGCAACGCACAGCCTGCCCAGAAGCATGAGCCGGCGCAGCTGAACTCAGGTGTTTACCCTGATGGTCCACCTGTTCCGCTTCAGTCGAGGAAGCTCCTGAAGTTTGTTGACATGTCGGAGGTGGTGAAGGGGGCGCATGATGTACCTGGGCATTGGCTGGTGACAGCTGCGAAGCTTGTGAAGGAAGCTGGCAAAATTGGATTGCATGTGAAGTTTGCCCTGCTCAACTATGATGATACAGAACAACCGCATGGAAGTATCATGAGCTACCACTGTAAATAG